One part of the Sarcophilus harrisii chromosome 5, mSarHar1.11, whole genome shotgun sequence genome encodes these proteins:
- the ZEB1 gene encoding zinc finger E-box-binding homeobox 1 isoform X3 has protein sequence MTSHKSGRDQRHVTQSGGNRKFKCTECGKAFKYKHHLKEHLRIHSGEKPYECPNCKKRFSHSGSYSSHISSKKCIGLMPVNGRSRTGLKPSQCSSPSLSASPGSPARPQIRQKMENKPLQEQLPVNQIKTEPVDYEFKPIVVTSGINCSAPLQNGVFSGGSPLQATSSPQGVVQAVVLPTVGLVSPISINLSDIQNVLKVAVDGNVIRQVLENNHANLASKDQETIGSPTIQPAGHSLISAISLPLVDQDGTTKIIINYSLEQPGQLQVVPQNLKKENSVPTNSCKSEKLPEDLTVKSEKEKHFEGEPDDSTCLMCEDCPGDLKAPPEFQPHNPKQPAPPSAPEAGKPEPPVPTDPSEGRLSPSQPPLKNLLSLLKAYYALNAQPNTEELSKIADSVNLPLDVVKKWFEKMQAGQISVQPSEPSSPEPGQGSVPTGDSDPPAPANADEPEASTGSPSKAAQSPVGPAPSGPGSRTPSPSPLNLSSTRNTQGYLYTAEGAPEEPQVEPLDLSLPKQHGELLERSTITSVYQNSVYSVQEEPLNLSCAKKDPQKDSGVTDSDPVVNVIPPSANPINIAIPTVTAQLPTIVAIADQNSVPCLRALAANKQTILIPQVAYTYSTTVSPAVQEAPTKVAQPNGNQDERQDTSSEGVSNVEDQNDSDSTPPKKKMRKTENGMYACDLCDKIFQKSSSLLRHKYEHTGKRPHECGICKKAFKHKHHLIEHMRLHSGEKPYQCDKCGKRFSHSGSYSQHMNHRYSYCKREAEERDGPEQEEAGPGALGHEHTGARASPSPMDSDERESLTREEEEDSEKEEDDEEEKELEELQEEKACGKPQEEEDGEEEEEEEEEEGEDEEEEEEEEGERADTEGTRKAGEAPEQAGGVEQEITENGEQGSKEKTHEA, from the exons gAGAGAAGCCATATGAATGCCCAAACTGCAAGAAACGTTTTTCCCATTCTGGTTCCTATAGCTCACACATCAGCAGTAAAAAATGCATCGGTTTGATGCCTGTGAATGGCCGGTCCAGAACAGGGCTCAAGCCATCGCAGTGCTCCTCACCGTCTCTGTCGGCATCTCCAGGCAGTCCCGCCAGGCCTCAGATCCGGCAAAAGATGGAAAACAAGCCCTTGCAAGAACAACTTCCAGTAAACCAAATTAAAACGGAACCTGTGGATTATGAATTCAAACCCATCGTGGTTACTTCAGGAATCAACTGTTCAGCCCCTTTACAAAATGGGGTTTTCAGTGGCGGTAGCCCCTTACAGGCTACCAGTTCTCCTCAGGGTGTGGTGCAAGCTGTTGTCCTCCCAACAGTAGGGTTGGTGTCTCCCATAAGTATTAATTTGAGTGATATTCAAAATGTACTCAAAGTGGCAGTGGATGGTAATGTAATACGGCAAGTTCTGGAGAACAATCACGCCAATCTTGCATCCAAAGATCAAGAAACAATTGGCTCGCCAACCATACAGCCGGCCGGCCATTCCCTCATTTCGGCTATCAGTCTTCCTTTGGTTGACCAGGATGGAACGACCAAAATCATCATCAACTATAGCCTTGAGCAGCCTGGTCAGCTTCAGGTTGTTCCCCagaatctgaaaaaagaaaactctgtCCCCACCAATAGTTGCAAAAGTGAAAAGTTGCCCGAAGACCTTACCGTGAAGTCTGAGAAAGAAAAGCACTTTGAAGGGGAGCCCGATGACAGCACTTGCCTAATGTGTGAGGACTGCCCCGGAGATCTGAAGGCCCCTCCGGAATTCCAGCCCCACAACCCAAAGCAGCCAGCTCCACCCAGCGCCCCCGAGGCCGGGAAGCCTGAGCCCCCCGTCCCCACAGACCCCAGTGAGGGCCGCCTGTCTCCCAGCCAGCCGCCCCTAAAAAACCTCCTGTCTCTCCTCAAAGCCTACTACGCTCTGAACGCACAGCCAAACACAGAAGAGCTTTCCAAAATCGCAGACTCGGTTAACCTGCCCCTGGACGTAGTAAAAAAATGGTTTGAAAAGATGCAAGCCGGACAGATTTCAGTGCAGCCATCGGAGCCGTCCTCCCCCGAGCCCGGCCAAGGGAGCGTCCCCACCGGTGACAGCGATCCCCCAGCACCTGCAAACGCTGACGAACCTGAGGCCAGCACAGGAAGCCCGAGCAAGGCGGCCCAGTCTCCCGTCGGGCCGGCTCCGAGTGGGCCCGGGAGCCGCACACCATCCCCATCGCCACTCAACCTTTCTTCAACGCGAAACACCCAGGGTTACCTGTACACAGCGGAAGGTGCCCCCGAAGAGCCTCAAGTCGAACCTCTTGATCTTTCACTACCAAAGCAACATGGAGAACTATTGGAGAGATCCACTATCACTAGTGTTTACCAGAACAGTGTTTATTCTGTCCAGGAAGAGCCCTTGAACTTGTCATGTGCAAAAAAGGATCCGCAGAAGGACAGTGGTGTGACAGACTCAGACCCAGTTGTAAATGTGATCCCACCAAGTGCCAACCCCATCAATATCGCCATCCCCACCGTCACTGCCCAGTTACCTACAATCGTGGCCATTGCTGACCAGAACAGTGTTCCATGCTTACGAGCACTTGCTGCCAATAAGCAGACCATCCTGATTCCCCAAGTGGCATATACATATTCTACTACGGTCAGCCCTGCAGTCCAAGAAGCACCCACAAAGGTGGCCCAGCCTAATGGAAATCAG GATGAAAGGCAAGACACTAGCTCAGAAGGAGTATCTAATGTGGAGGATCAGAATGATTCTGATTCTACACCACCCAAAAAGAAAATGCGGAAGACAGAAAATGGAATGTATGCCTGTGATTTGTGTGATAAAATATTCCAGAAAAGCAGTTCACTGTTAAGACATAAATATGAGCATACAG GTAAACGACCTCACGAGTGTGGAATCTGCAAAAAGGCATTCAAACACAAACATCATTTAATCGAACATATGCGACTGCATTCTGGAGAAAAGCCTTATCAATGTGACAAATGCGGAAAGCGTTTCTCCCACTCGGGGTCTTACTCCCAGCACATGAACCACCGCTACTCCTACTGCAAGAGAGAAGCCGAGGAGCGAGACGGCCCAGAGCAGGAAGAGGCCGGCCCGGGAGCCCTGGGTCACGAGCACACGGGCGCCAGGGCCTCTCCCTCCCCGATGGACTCGGACGAGAGAGAGAGCCTAACCcgagaagaggaggaagacagCGAAAAGGAGGAAGATGACGAGGAGGAAAAGGAGCTGGAGGAACTTCAGGAAGAAAAGGCATGTGGAAAACcccaggaggaggaggatggggaggaggaggaagaagaggaagaagaggaaggggaggacgaggaggaggaggaggaggaggagggagaaagagcagACACTGAAGGTACGAGGAAGGCCGGAGAGGCCCCGGAGCAAGCTGGTGGTGTAGAACAAGAAATCACAGAGAATGGGGAACaaggatcaaaggagaaaacACATGAAGCCTAA